One segment of Agromyces albus DNA contains the following:
- a CDS encoding LacI family DNA-binding transcriptional regulator, with product MATIGDVAKAAGVSRSTVSYALSGKRTISAETRERIESAISRLGFTPNAGARALATSQTMVLGLFVQFFRDEFSPAMLQYVLPISDAAREAGYDILMVTEDDGPKALRRITDSDMVDGVVLLNVAHEDERIPPLRAARQPGALVGLPKDTEGLDVFDLDFGEAARMLVDHLHDLGHREIILVSPHEHVITRGGAYAWRFREAALERAARYGLRIHPYAGETQQPAINQSLNSILDQRPSATALIVHNDAMIAGLPPVLNARGVRVPDDLSVVGIFSEDFGRLFSLPYTAIETSPDKLGRAAVQALVQRMQDPDSASAPVVRFIAPELTDRGSTR from the coding sequence GTGGCAACGATCGGCGACGTAGCCAAGGCGGCGGGAGTCTCCCGCAGCACCGTCTCGTACGCCCTGTCGGGCAAGCGCACCATCTCGGCTGAGACGCGTGAGCGCATCGAGTCCGCGATCAGCCGGCTCGGCTTCACCCCGAATGCGGGGGCGAGAGCGCTCGCGACCTCGCAGACCATGGTCCTCGGCCTCTTCGTGCAGTTCTTCCGCGACGAGTTCTCGCCGGCCATGCTGCAGTATGTCCTCCCGATCTCGGATGCCGCACGGGAAGCGGGCTACGACATCCTCATGGTCACGGAAGACGACGGCCCGAAAGCGCTGCGCCGCATCACCGACTCCGACATGGTCGACGGCGTCGTGCTCCTCAACGTCGCCCACGAGGATGAGCGGATCCCGCCGCTGCGCGCCGCGCGCCAGCCGGGCGCCCTCGTGGGTCTCCCGAAGGACACCGAGGGCCTCGACGTCTTCGACCTCGACTTCGGTGAGGCCGCCCGCATGCTCGTCGATCACCTCCACGACCTGGGCCATCGCGAGATCATCCTGGTCTCCCCGCACGAGCACGTGATCACGCGCGGCGGCGCCTACGCCTGGCGCTTCCGAGAGGCCGCACTCGAGCGCGCCGCGCGATACGGGCTGCGGATCCACCCGTACGCCGGTGAGACGCAGCAGCCGGCGATCAACCAGTCGCTCAACTCCATCCTCGACCAGCGCCCGAGCGCAACAGCGCTGATCGTGCACAACGACGCCATGATCGCGGGGCTCCCGCCCGTGCTCAACGCCCGCGGGGTGCGGGTTCCCGACGACCTCTCGGTCGTCGGCATCTTCTCCGAAGACTTCGGCCGACTGTTCTCATTGCCGTACACGGCCATCGAGACGTCGCCCGACAAGCTGGGCCGCGCGGCGGTCCAGGCGCTCGTGCAGCGAATGCAGGATCCCGACAGCGCCAGTGCGCCCGTGGTCCGATTCATCGCACCCGAACTGACGGATCGAGGCAGTACCCGCTGA
- a CDS encoding glycoside hydrolase family 127 protein: protein MRTHTAVNSTASPHLASVSTRRGGPIAPSRGALRPLGVGEVKITGGLWARMQELNAGVIVDHCLGWMERIGWIANFDRVAGIASGSHAGIEFVDSEVYKLLEAMAWELGRRPDAVLDERYRGIVSRVAAAQDDDGYLHTSFGHAGQRARYSDLEWGHELYCHGHLIQAAVARLRTGHDDELPAIARRLADHLHTEFGPGGRPAVCGHPEIEVALAEFGRATGEPRYLELARLFVERRGHGTLGTTLFQGHEYFQDDVPVRDAEVLRGHAVRALYLSAGAVDVAVETGDDELLAAVESQYLRTIARRSYLTGGVGAHHQNEEFGDDFELPSDRAYAETCAAIASVMLSWRLLVQTGDARYADQIERTLLNAVLVSPRADGRAFYYANTLHQRAAGAATTDDELSERAEASMRAPWFEVSCCPTNVARTLASAAGYFATTDGAGVQLHQYGSYTVDTTLDDGERIAIRIESEYPHAVRVVVVDAPERPVPVSLRIPGWALGRAEVAIAGVTTLATDSVFTVERSLSVGDVIELRLPMEPRFSRAHPRIDAVRGQSAVERGPLVLALEDVDLPQGIDVEHVELDPDFSPVDDFDGAIVRLRRRTAPEDDWPYQAAAAELGEPFTAKMRPYKDWANRGPSTMRVWIPVSGG, encoded by the coding sequence ATGAGGACGCACACCGCCGTGAACAGCACCGCCTCCCCACATCTCGCCTCCGTCTCGACCAGACGCGGTGGGCCGATCGCGCCGTCGCGCGGGGCGCTCCGCCCGCTCGGAGTCGGCGAAGTGAAGATCACGGGTGGCCTCTGGGCCCGGATGCAGGAGCTGAATGCGGGCGTCATCGTCGACCACTGCCTCGGCTGGATGGAGCGCATCGGCTGGATCGCGAACTTCGATCGCGTCGCCGGCATCGCTTCTGGCAGCCACGCGGGTATCGAGTTCGTCGATTCCGAGGTGTACAAGCTCCTCGAGGCGATGGCCTGGGAACTCGGGCGACGACCGGATGCCGTGCTCGACGAGCGCTACCGCGGGATCGTGTCGCGCGTCGCCGCAGCGCAGGACGACGACGGATACCTCCACACGAGCTTCGGGCACGCCGGACAGCGCGCCCGCTACAGCGACCTTGAATGGGGCCACGAGCTGTACTGCCACGGCCACCTCATCCAGGCCGCCGTCGCTCGGCTCCGCACGGGCCACGACGACGAATTGCCCGCGATCGCGCGCCGCCTTGCCGACCACCTCCATACCGAGTTCGGTCCGGGGGGCCGGCCGGCGGTGTGCGGGCATCCCGAGATCGAGGTCGCCCTCGCCGAGTTCGGCCGCGCGACCGGCGAACCCCGGTACCTGGAACTGGCCCGGCTGTTCGTCGAACGGCGCGGGCACGGCACGCTCGGCACGACGCTCTTCCAGGGGCATGAGTACTTCCAGGACGATGTGCCGGTGCGCGATGCCGAGGTGCTGCGCGGGCACGCGGTGCGAGCGCTCTACCTCTCCGCGGGCGCCGTGGACGTCGCCGTCGAGACGGGCGACGACGAATTGCTCGCCGCTGTCGAATCGCAGTACCTGCGCACGATCGCGCGCCGCAGCTACCTCACCGGCGGGGTCGGCGCGCACCACCAGAACGAGGAGTTCGGCGACGACTTCGAGCTGCCGTCCGACCGCGCCTACGCCGAGACCTGCGCCGCGATCGCGTCGGTCATGCTCAGCTGGCGGCTGCTCGTGCAGACGGGCGACGCCCGCTACGCCGACCAGATCGAGCGGACGCTGCTGAACGCCGTGCTCGTGTCGCCGCGAGCCGACGGGCGGGCGTTCTACTACGCGAACACGCTGCACCAGCGCGCTGCAGGGGCGGCGACCACCGACGACGAACTGAGCGAGCGGGCTGAGGCGAGCATGCGAGCGCCGTGGTTCGAAGTGTCGTGCTGCCCGACGAACGTCGCCCGCACCCTGGCATCTGCGGCCGGGTACTTCGCGACGACCGACGGCGCAGGAGTGCAGCTGCACCAGTACGGCTCGTACACCGTCGACACGACCCTCGATGACGGCGAGCGCATCGCGATCCGCATCGAGAGCGAGTACCCGCACGCGGTGCGTGTCGTCGTGGTGGATGCCCCTGAACGGCCCGTGCCCGTCTCGCTGCGGATCCCCGGGTGGGCCCTGGGTCGCGCCGAGGTCGCGATCGCCGGCGTCACGACCCTGGCGACCGATTCGGTCTTCACCGTCGAGCGCAGCCTCTCGGTGGGCGACGTGATCGAGCTCCGCCTCCCCATGGAGCCGCGTTTCAGCCGCGCCCATCCGCGCATCGACGCGGTGCGCGGCCAGTCCGCCGTGGAGCGCGGTCCGCTCGTGCTCGCGCTCGAGGATGTGGACCTGCCCCAGGGCATCGATGTCGAGCACGTGGAGCTCGACCCCGACTTCTCCCCCGTCGATGACTTCGACGGCGCGATCGTGCGCCTCCGCCGTCGCACGGCACCCGAAGACGACTGGCCGTATCAGGCCGCCGCTGCAGAACTCGGCGAGCCGTTCACCGCGAAGATGCGACCGTACAAGGACTGGGCGAATCGGGGCCCTTCGACGATGCGGGTGTGGATACCGGTCTCGGGCGGATGA
- a CDS encoding carboxylesterase/lipase family protein, with protein sequence MDKGAEVIAPNRSLDEKLDVQVTGGMVRGVLEDGLLAWRGIPYAAPPVGELRFAAPAPVVPWEGVLDGSEFGPIAPQPFSYRLIRPPSAVVPSDEDCLTVNVRAPIRDAASMLLPVLVFIHGGGYSAGSSRDFSGQGEGFVQSRRIVFVSFNYRLGALGYLDFTAYSSAERLFANNLGLRDQVALLHWVQDNISGFGGDPENVTVFGESAGGNAVTTLMATPSARGLFARAIAQSPPPTAVYGPAVTSRWAQEYVDILRDVVGARETVDGDAEADGRALLSPQQLLAEAPVDDLVAASVTLQASIPDAYPGAFCFAPVVDGEFLPELPIRAIRDGRAHRVPLIIGTNDREGSIFRGRVDILPRTPERIDALFERAPVSSQQAMRDAYPGLPGLRAGADFGGDYGFWYPSTRVADFHSRYAPVWSYRFDMAPRLLEILGLNATHGIEMFTLFDSTEEPLARIMTSLGGQEAYAAAGERMRALWLQFAEDGIPAETWPRYEERTRSTLIVDAEDRIESDPRRERRRAWNRFIPSLAG encoded by the coding sequence GTGGACAAGGGTGCGGAAGTCATCGCACCGAACCGCTCGCTCGACGAAAAGCTCGACGTTCAGGTCACTGGGGGAATGGTTCGCGGCGTACTCGAAGACGGCCTGCTCGCCTGGCGCGGCATCCCGTATGCGGCGCCGCCCGTGGGGGAGTTGCGATTCGCGGCCCCGGCTCCGGTCGTGCCCTGGGAGGGCGTCCTCGACGGGTCCGAGTTCGGCCCGATCGCGCCGCAGCCGTTCTCGTATCGGCTCATCCGTCCACCTTCAGCCGTGGTCCCGAGTGACGAGGACTGCCTCACCGTCAACGTGCGGGCGCCGATCCGTGACGCGGCTTCCATGCTGTTGCCCGTGCTGGTCTTCATCCACGGCGGCGGCTACAGCGCAGGGTCGTCGCGCGACTTCTCGGGACAGGGCGAGGGATTCGTGCAGAGTAGGCGGATCGTATTCGTGAGCTTCAACTATCGGCTCGGGGCGCTCGGTTACCTCGACTTCACCGCCTACTCGAGCGCGGAACGCCTGTTCGCGAACAACCTCGGACTGCGCGACCAGGTGGCGCTGCTGCACTGGGTGCAGGACAACATCAGCGGCTTCGGCGGAGACCCCGAGAACGTGACGGTGTTCGGCGAGTCCGCGGGCGGCAATGCCGTCACCACGCTTATGGCCACGCCTTCTGCGCGGGGGCTGTTCGCTCGCGCGATCGCGCAGAGCCCACCGCCCACCGCCGTCTACGGGCCGGCGGTGACCTCCCGCTGGGCGCAGGAGTACGTCGACATTCTGCGAGATGTCGTCGGTGCGCGTGAGACAGTCGACGGCGACGCGGAAGCCGATGGGCGCGCGCTGCTCTCGCCGCAGCAGTTGCTGGCGGAGGCTCCGGTCGACGATCTGGTCGCGGCATCCGTCACCCTGCAAGCGAGCATTCCGGATGCCTACCCCGGCGCGTTCTGCTTCGCGCCGGTCGTCGACGGGGAGTTCCTGCCGGAATTGCCGATTCGGGCGATCCGCGACGGCCGTGCTCATCGAGTGCCGCTCATCATCGGGACGAACGATCGCGAGGGCTCGATCTTCCGCGGCCGCGTCGACATCCTGCCGCGCACGCCCGAGCGGATCGACGCGTTATTCGAACGCGCGCCCGTCAGCTCGCAACAGGCGATGCGCGACGCCTATCCCGGTCTGCCCGGGCTGCGAGCAGGCGCCGACTTCGGCGGTGACTACGGCTTCTGGTACCCGAGCACCCGGGTGGCGGACTTCCACTCGCGGTACGCGCCCGTCTGGTCGTACCGCTTCGACATGGCGCCGCGCCTGCTCGAGATCCTCGGCCTCAACGCAACGCACGGGATCGAGATGTTCACCCTGTTCGACAGCACGGAGGAGCCGCTCGCCCGCATCATGACGTCGCTCGGCGGGCAGGAGGCCTACGCGGCGGCCGGCGAGCGGATGCGCGCGCTCTGGCTGCAGTTCGCCGAAGACGGGATCCCGGCCGAGACGTGGCCGCGCTACGAGGAACGTACGAGGTCCACGCTCATCGTCGACGCCGAGGATCGCATCGAATCAGACCCGCGGCGCGAACGACGGCGGGCCTGGAACCGGTTCATCCCGTCACTGGCGGGCTGA
- a CDS encoding cupin domain-containing protein, whose amino-acid sequence MSDYEVLEMGGPDEWREHYGGFRPDTSRDGRRVVDHDLTMQYIGMTANAYEPGEQAGYWHTHARIEELYVFLAGRGQMGLDEDVVDVGPGAVVRVGQGVWRTWRCIPDSPEQLRWLCIRAGGSELPHLPDDSQRDNDRPSPW is encoded by the coding sequence GTGAGCGACTACGAGGTGTTGGAGATGGGCGGGCCCGACGAGTGGCGGGAGCACTACGGCGGCTTCCGCCCCGACACTTCGCGTGACGGTCGACGGGTCGTCGATCATGACCTGACGATGCAGTACATCGGCATGACTGCGAACGCGTATGAGCCGGGCGAGCAAGCAGGATACTGGCACACGCACGCTCGCATCGAGGAGCTCTACGTGTTCCTCGCCGGACGTGGGCAGATGGGTCTGGACGAGGATGTCGTCGACGTCGGTCCCGGCGCCGTCGTGCGAGTCGGTCAGGGCGTCTGGCGCACGTGGCGGTGCATCCCCGACAGTCCAGAGCAACTGCGGTGGCTGTGCATCCGCGCGGGCGGATCCGAGCTGCCGCACCTCCCCGACGACAGCCAGCGCGACAACGACCGCCCGTCACCCTGGTAG
- a CDS encoding sugar ABC transporter substrate-binding protein: MATLHKARVFGAAIITVGVAAAALTGCSTPGESTAASTEYTLWDPYPDRDAESTWAKAIDACAADLDITIKRNSGNTGDTVKDLTTAAGNLPDVAMVDNPKVATLADAGLLTTTEDNGFDVSSIEENILSAGEIDGKVYGVPVGANTLGLYYNPAVLEAAGVDIASVTDYASLTAALQQIVASGNKGITFSAVGTEEGSFQFLPWFWGAGADLTALDSGEAESALQLWTGWVTTGLAPNSVISNTQGTSWDEFLTGEYGFAENGSWFKSAADEAGYESIQIPGIDGGVAPAPTGGEFITIPVQKDTARYETSAKIVECLSSGDTGATALGYVAPTADGQAAQLAADPTLEFWTSAVGDAKPRTADNLGISYGVISEQLYTAVQNALSGASSPADALAEAQATAAEKLEK, from the coding sequence GTGGCAACACTGCACAAGGCGCGCGTGTTCGGCGCCGCCATCATCACCGTCGGCGTGGCAGCCGCAGCACTGACCGGATGCTCGACCCCTGGCGAAAGCACGGCGGCGTCCACCGAGTACACGCTCTGGGACCCGTACCCCGACCGTGACGCCGAGTCGACGTGGGCGAAGGCCATCGACGCCTGCGCCGCCGACCTCGACATCACGATCAAGCGCAACAGCGGCAACACCGGCGACACCGTGAAGGACCTCACCACGGCGGCCGGCAACCTGCCCGACGTCGCCATGGTCGACAACCCCAAGGTCGCCACGCTCGCCGACGCCGGCCTGCTCACGACGACCGAGGACAACGGCTTCGACGTCTCGAGCATCGAGGAGAACATCCTCAGCGCCGGCGAGATCGACGGCAAGGTCTACGGCGTGCCGGTCGGCGCGAACACCCTCGGCCTCTACTACAACCCCGCGGTGCTCGAGGCTGCAGGCGTCGACATCGCGTCGGTGACCGACTACGCGTCGCTCACCGCGGCGCTCCAGCAGATCGTCGCGTCGGGGAACAAGGGCATCACGTTCTCCGCGGTCGGCACCGAGGAGGGCTCGTTCCAGTTCCTCCCGTGGTTCTGGGGAGCCGGCGCCGACCTCACGGCGCTCGACTCCGGTGAGGCCGAGAGCGCGCTGCAGCTGTGGACCGGCTGGGTGACCACGGGCCTCGCCCCGAACTCGGTGATCTCCAACACCCAGGGCACAAGCTGGGACGAGTTCCTCACGGGCGAGTACGGCTTCGCCGAGAACGGCTCCTGGTTCAAGTCCGCCGCCGATGAGGCGGGCTACGAGTCCATCCAGATCCCCGGCATCGACGGTGGTGTCGCCCCGGCTCCGACCGGCGGCGAGTTCATCACGATCCCCGTTCAGAAGGACACCGCCCGCTACGAGACCTCCGCGAAGATCGTGGAATGCCTGAGCAGCGGCGACACCGGTGCGACCGCTCTCGGGTACGTCGCGCCGACGGCCGACGGCCAGGCAGCCCAGCTTGCGGCCGACCCGACGCTCGAGTTCTGGACCAGCGCCGTGGGCGACGCGAAGCCGCGCACCGCCGACAACCTCGGCATCTCTTACGGCGTGATCTCGGAACAGCTCTACACCGCCGTGCAGAACGCGCTGAGCGGTGCGTCCTCTCCGGCGGACGCGCTCGCCGAAGCGCAGGCGACGGCAGCCGAGAAGCTCGAGAAGTAG
- a CDS encoding VanZ family protein has translation MRETAIHMSSVWERYGVVISATVLLGLPLGALVVFWLVRRRIRRGWSPAWAWRATVAEVCLVVGTAPWVWMIMTPTSGPHSLQLIPLHDLQAVLTGDDSVVQVIGNLLAFAALGFVLPIRFRLAEARWVPGVVAVVVASSSLLVEVLQFTLQLGRVSSVDDLLLNTVGAVLAALASMRWWRSRADCAASPSPLPG, from the coding sequence GTGAGGGAGACCGCGATTCATATGTCGTCGGTGTGGGAGCGCTACGGTGTCGTCATCTCGGCGACCGTCCTGCTCGGCCTGCCCCTCGGTGCGCTCGTGGTCTTCTGGCTGGTGCGGCGTCGAATCAGACGTGGCTGGTCGCCGGCGTGGGCTTGGCGCGCGACGGTGGCCGAGGTCTGCCTCGTCGTGGGCACGGCGCCCTGGGTGTGGATGATCATGACTCCGACATCCGGCCCTCACAGCCTTCAGCTCATCCCACTGCATGATCTGCAGGCTGTGCTCACGGGGGACGACAGCGTCGTGCAGGTGATCGGGAACCTCCTGGCCTTCGCCGCGCTCGGATTCGTTCTCCCGATCCGATTCCGCCTCGCGGAGGCCAGGTGGGTTCCGGGCGTGGTCGCGGTCGTGGTCGCCAGCTCGTCGCTGCTCGTCGAGGTGCTGCAGTTCACACTGCAGCTCGGCCGGGTGTCATCAGTCGACGACCTCCTGCTGAACACGGTCGGGGCAGTTCTCGCGGCCCTCGCTTCGATGCGATGGTGGCGGTCACGCGCCGACTGCGCTGCGAGCCCGAGCCCGCTACCAGGGTGA
- a CDS encoding carbohydrate ABC transporter permease, with product MTATHTTSRVTVRGETGEVASFPRATSPVRPLPDRRLRSRQRLRGHLTAWAFIAPVVIYLAVFYAYPLYRNLDLSFRDYTLRSFIDGTAPFVWFDNYVEVIQSSTFTPALLNTAVFTLVSIVFQFAIGLALAVFFFRRFPLAPTLRALFLVPWLLPLLVSASVWAWMLNSESGIINAGLEAIGLTQVNWLTSPQWAMVSVLLANIWIGIPFNLVILYSGLQNIPGEVYEAASLDGANGWQTFWRITFPLLRPVSAITILLGLVYTLKVFDIIWIMTRGGPGDASATFAIWSYRLGFGGGSPELSPAAAVGNLLIVLAFVFGLIYIRTQRRLERA from the coding sequence ATGACCGCGACACACACCACATCCAGGGTGACGGTGCGCGGCGAAACAGGGGAGGTGGCGTCGTTCCCCCGCGCCACCTCCCCGGTTCGCCCGCTTCCCGATCGCCGGCTTCGCAGCAGGCAGCGCCTGCGGGGGCACCTGACGGCCTGGGCGTTCATCGCGCCCGTCGTCATCTACCTCGCCGTGTTCTACGCCTACCCGCTCTACCGCAACCTCGACCTGAGCTTCCGCGACTACACGCTCCGTTCGTTCATCGACGGAACGGCCCCATTCGTGTGGTTCGACAACTACGTCGAGGTCATCCAGAGCTCGACGTTCACGCCGGCGCTCCTCAACACGGCGGTGTTCACCCTCGTGTCGATCGTGTTCCAGTTCGCCATCGGCCTCGCGCTCGCCGTGTTCTTCTTCAGGCGGTTCCCTCTCGCGCCCACCCTCCGCGCGCTCTTCCTGGTGCCGTGGCTGCTTCCGCTGCTCGTGTCCGCGTCGGTCTGGGCGTGGATGCTCAACAGCGAGTCGGGCATCATCAACGCGGGACTCGAGGCCATCGGCCTCACACAGGTGAACTGGCTGACCTCACCGCAGTGGGCGATGGTGTCCGTGCTCCTCGCGAACATCTGGATCGGCATCCCGTTCAACCTGGTGATCCTCTACAGCGGGCTGCAGAACATCCCTGGTGAGGTCTACGAGGCGGCGTCGCTCGACGGCGCCAACGGCTGGCAGACGTTCTGGCGCATCACCTTCCCCCTGCTCCGGCCGGTGTCGGCGATCACGATCCTGCTCGGCCTCGTGTACACGCTGAAGGTCTTCGACATCATCTGGATCATGACGCGCGGCGGGCCCGGCGACGCGTCGGCCACGTTCGCGATCTGGTCGTACCGGCTCGGCTTCGGCGGCGGATCGCCCGAGCTGAGTCCGGCCGCCGCGGTGGGCAACCTGCTCATCGTGCTGGCGTTCGTGTTCGGCCTCATCTACATCCGTACGCAGCGTCGATTGGAGCGCGCATGA
- a CDS encoding carbohydrate ABC transporter permease translates to MTSARRIGNTVIGVIFTALMLFPLYWMINVSLTQPTDLRKDPPNLFPVNPTFDGYTRVLSEQLPYLGTSLVIGLGTVAVTLLLSAPAAFALAKLRPRGGTVLNFVLLIAQMIPGIIMAMGFYLIFHSWGILDTVPGLILADSTLAVPFGVLIFTAFMAGIPEELMSAAKIDGAGPWRTFRSIVMPISRNSVVTVSLFTFLWAWSDFIFASTLNRGGGFQPITMGIYKYIGNNTQDWNAIMATAVVASIPAAVLLVVAQRYVAAGVTAGAVKD, encoded by the coding sequence ATGACCTCGGCGAGAAGGATCGGGAACACCGTGATCGGCGTGATCTTCACGGCGCTGATGCTCTTCCCGCTCTACTGGATGATCAACGTCTCCCTGACGCAGCCGACGGACCTGCGGAAGGACCCGCCGAACCTGTTCCCAGTGAACCCCACCTTCGACGGCTATACGCGGGTGCTCAGCGAGCAGTTGCCCTACCTCGGCACGAGCCTCGTCATCGGGCTCGGCACGGTCGCCGTGACGCTCCTGTTGTCGGCGCCTGCCGCGTTCGCGCTGGCGAAGCTCCGGCCCCGCGGCGGCACGGTGCTGAACTTCGTGCTGCTCATCGCCCAGATGATCCCCGGCATCATCATGGCGATGGGCTTCTACCTCATCTTCCACAGCTGGGGCATCCTCGACACGGTTCCCGGCCTGATCCTCGCCGACTCGACGCTCGCCGTGCCCTTCGGCGTGCTCATCTTCACGGCATTCATGGCGGGGATCCCCGAGGAGCTGATGTCGGCGGCCAAGATCGACGGCGCCGGCCCGTGGCGCACCTTCCGGTCGATCGTCATGCCCATCAGTCGCAATTCCGTCGTCACGGTGTCGCTGTTCACGTTCCTGTGGGCGTGGTCCGACTTCATCTTCGCCTCGACGCTCAACCGCGGCGGTGGGTTCCAGCCGATCACGATGGGCATCTACAAGTACATCGGCAACAACACGCAGGACTGGAACGCCATCATGGCCACCGCCGTCGTCGCTTCGATTCCGGCGGCCGTGCTGCTCGTCGTCGCACAGCGCTACGTCGCGGCCGGCGTCACCGCAGGGGCGGTCAAGGACTGA